AATGAGGCAAAGCATTCTCGGAAATAAATCCGATCAATTTTACTTTCTCTTCTAATCCCCATTCGCAGATCAATGTTTGCAACTCATCTTTTAAAGGGCCACTCCCTCCAATCAGAATCACATAATCATCACTTATCTGTTGAGCCGCTTTAATTAAATATTCGTAACCTTTATACTTTATCAAACGTCCTAACGAAAAAACGATCTTCTTACCTATATATTTTTCTCTTATTTTCATCACTTCCCCTTTAGCATAAATAATCTCATCCACTCCGATAGGAATATAGGTCACTTTACTCTGTACAGATTGCAAAAAAGGAGACTGCTGAACATAGACAGGTGTTGTTCCAACAATCACATCTGCTCGTTTTAGCAACCATTTTTGCAATGGGTTATAGAGTTTCAGCAACATTTTTTGTTTCAAGATATCACTATGCCAATGCAAGATAACTTTACCTTTATAGCCAGAGAAAAACAATGCCAGGCAAGCCATTGGATCAGGATGATGGATGTGCACAACTTCATAATCATTTCGCATTTTGCGCAACTTGAATATCATTGCCGGAGAGATCATGGTAGCAGCCAGCTTGATCCAGGTAGGCATACAAAATAGTCTGGCATATTCGTTCAGTTGGATAATACCGGGTTGCTGCCGCTCAACAACTGCACACAACATATCACAATAGATCTTTCTTTCAGATAACCCTAGCATGATATCATACATCACTTTCTCAACTCCTCCCCTTATGGGATAAAATTTTCCTATTTGAAGTACTTTCATTTCAATAAAATATTAAATAATTCTTGCCACGTTTCTGCTAAAGGAGAGGCTATGTTATTTTCACTTACAGTAGCAAGGAATGCATGATTACCAAGAATCAAACCTCTCATTTCAGTTGCAAGCTCTTGTGGACTGTCAGGGTTAAAAAAGGCAATCTTTTTTAATCCACCTGCTGTTTCATGCGCATAGGGTAAATCCGCCAGCAACATTGGTTTCTTAAAATGTGCAAACTCCGTAATGGGCAACCCCCATGTTTCTATCTTAGATGGAAATATTAAACAATTACATTTATCATAATAATGAAACAACATTTCTTTATTCATATAACCTGTAAAATGAAGAGAGCTGGCTTTTTGTCCCCATCGACGGAATAACCACTTAGCATAGCTATTTTCATTACCCTTCACCGTTATATAAACCTCAAATTTTTCTTTTCCCATCTCTTTCTCCAATAACTGAACCGCTCTGCATATACATTCAAAATTCTTATGACTATCAGCTGTAGCAGCAAAAAGAAACTTATACTTATCATCCTGCTGTAAAGGAAATGTTTGTTCTTTAACATCCATCTGCGGAAATGACGGAGGAGCTACTATAATATCTTGTTCCTTCAACTTAAAAAGTCGAACAAACTTATCCCTAAGCCACTGTTGTTGAACAATGACATACTTATTCTCATGAATATTTTTTTTATAAGCATACTTCGTAAACAAAGCAAAGAACACTACTTTAGGAGCAAACAGCAGTTCATGAATTCTCCATTTATAGAAGGGAAACGAATTGTGACAATACACCACTCTTTTTTGAGCTATTACCGTTGGAGTAGTATCGTGTAAAGAAATCCACAAATAGACCGCAGACAATTTTAGAGAAAGACCTTTCATCGTTACATATTCACACCAAAGACGATTTATCCAATTTCTTTTGGGCCATTGCATTTCAATATACTCGATGTGCGGATAGTGAACTAATTCCTTGCTATAAACCAAAGCTACAACACGATAATTGCCTGCTGCCGCCAATCCCGACAAATATCGCATGCAGTCTCGCAGAATAGTGAGAGTACCTCCCTTGTTCAAATTAACAGCCGACACAACAATTGTTTTCATCATTTATTATTTAGTAATTTCTCAAATAAGATCGTCCACGCATTCATTACATTTGCTTCCGTAAAACATGCTACTTTTTTACGAGCCTCCTCTCCCATCCGTTTTCGTAATTCATCATTTTTCATTAACAAAATAAGTTTATCTGATAACTTCTTTATATTCCCTTCTGGAACCAAAAAGCCATTTTCTCCATCAGAGACAATATCCAAAGGACCGCACTTGCAGGCAAAAGAAACAATCGGGAGTCCGAAAGAAAGCCCTTCTAACAGTACCATTGGCAAACCTTCATAACGCGATGACATTGCCAAAATAGATGCCTGGGCATAGAATTTTTCAATCTGATTCGTAGAGGGGACTAAATGAACAACGTTTTGCAAATGAGTCCCATTAATTTGTTGCTGCAATTGTTCTTCAAGCTCTCCTTCTCCTATAATATTCAACATCCATTCAGGTTGGACAGAATGAACATAGCTCCAAGCGCTAATCAAATAATCGAAACCTTTCTGATGAGTATAACGACCTACTGCAAGAACATTCTTTTTTTCAAGAGAGGCTACTTCTGAGGGAATAGAACTAATTGCGTTCGGGATCACCGCTATATTGGATAAATTTCCCCATAGCTTCTTATCTTCGTGAGTTAAAACAACAAATTGATCAAACATTCCCACTGTCCTTGCATCCATCCAAGTTCTCAGGGAATCAGCCAGTAACCACATCCCTTTACGTCCATACTGTAACCTCTTCAATCTAGAAAAATGAATTTCCAACACTTTTTTACTACCATCATGGATACCTGTAATAAATGATGCATCATTACAAAACATGGAGATGACAATGTCTGCCTTTAATTTATTCAACAGAATCGATAGTTTCTTTCTATGTGCTATCCACTTAAATGGATAATGAAACAATTTATTCAAAAAAGATTTCCCATTATTTCTCTCATAGTTCACATTCAGATCATAACAATCAATCCGATTATCTAAGAAGAAAAAAGGCTTTCTTCCCAATTGATCAGTAGTCACGATAACTACTTCATGCCCATTATTTACCCAATAGTTAGCTTTATTAGCAAGCACTCGCTCCATTCCACCCGAATTATATGTTCCTGCTATACAGTAAACTAACTTCATACTCCCACCTCCTTTTTCTCATCCATGCAGTATAATAAAGCGTACATTATAAATAAATCAGTTGAAACCTTGAGCCAAATAACAAACCCTAAAAATAGAATGGCAATACAGAATTTTTTATAGGGCCCCAATTTGTCCATATTGGCTATAGCATTATAAATAAAAAAGATAGAAAAAATGATTAATCCGGGAAGGCCTGAATAGAAAATGAAACGACAATAGCCTATATCAGTCCCCATATATTCAAAACTACCTTTTCCAATCAACCACGTTTTCATATCAGTAGGCCAGATCCACATCGTATTATTCAATCGATTAGTCGACTCAGTATACCATTTGCCCTTTTCCCCCCAATTAAAAAAGCCTTCAAAGCCGTAACGCAACAAATTATGTATAGAAGCATCATTATAGTATAAATAGATTGAGGCAGAAGAAATAAGTACTACTACTGAAAACACTATTGACCACAAAAAAATTGATCTCTTATCTATTCCTTTATTAGATATCTGAATAGCATATAAAAGATATCCCAATGCTAAAACCATGCCAACAGATGTTGTGCGGGATATCATATTGCCTACAATACAAATTATAAAAAAAGCAAGTGAATAAAAGAATAGAAGCGATTTATTGTTCCTGACTTCTTGCCCATGAGACATCAATGCCGCTAATCCTAGTAGGACAATGGAAAAACGTGTACCTGCAACATCGAGTGCTGCTCCAATGCCATATAATCGATCCACTTTCTGCAAAAAAGCATCATCAGTAATGGTTTCCTGAGAAATATAAGAATCAATCCAAACTTTAAATGGCTCTATAAAATCAATAGCCAAAGCAAGTATGCATTGCAAGACAGAAACAATAATCAAATAATGAAATATTAATCTGAACGTGGCTTCTCCATTAAAATATCGGAGAATGCAACAAACAGCATACGCCCCTCCTAACCAAGTAATAAAAGAGAAGATATAGAGAGAATAAGTAAAATCATTAGTATGATTATAATCTACAGCAATAAATCCGAATAAAGAAAAGACAATAGCTATTATCGTAGCTATGACAAGATTTCTATGTAAAACTCTATATGATTTCTTTAAACCGTAAAAATAAATAAAAAGTATACCTAAAACTGCCAATATAATTTTTGTATTTACTCCCTTAGGCAAGAAGGTAAATTCAAAAGGAAAAAAGTAACAACTGACAACGGTCGTAGATATTACTGATGAAAAAATAGATCTACGCATACTATCTATATATAATTCCATATACAAATTTTACAAATACATAATAATAGAGTTGAATGAACCAATATTGCCGCTTTATCGCTGCATATTGAATACAGCGAATACGAAACGGAAAAGCATTGTTTTGCTTAATATATTCATTGGAATCGGGGAACCATTTTAACCAAACCTCATACATTTCTTTTTGAGAAGAGATCAATAAAGGCAATTTCACAGTCAATCTAAAAAGATGGATTTCCTTCTCTAATGCTTTTGTACCTAAAACAGTATGAATATAATCGATGGTCTTATTAGCATTAAAATAGATTTGATCTAAATACTGATCCGAAACAATCTTGGTATATGCATTCGTATTGACTTGCCCATAGTGATAAAAAGCTTCTTTAAGATGAAAGATCTTTGCTGAATGGCAAAAAAACTTTATCATAGCCATATCTTCTCCCATACCCAAACCGTCAGGAAAACAAATCTGATACTTCGAGTATAAATCTTTCCTTATTAATTTATTCCAAACATTATATTTCATTCTTCCACAAAGAATTCCTCTCAGACAATCTTCGGATGTGTTAAAATGCGGCTGTGACATATATCTTTCTTTTTTCTGATAAGATAGATACCAATCGGTATACACAATATCTGCTTCATTTTTCTGTGCAGCCAAATACATCATTTCAAACATCTCTCGATCCGCCCAATCATCACTATCAAAATGAAAAAGATATTCACCTCTGGCTATAGATAGGCCGGAATTCCGAGCAGTAGGAAGACCTTTATTACTATCATGAGAAATATATACAATATCTTTAGCCCTATTAGGATAGGATAAAACGACTCTTTTCAGCAATTCCAGACTATTATCAGACGTGCAGTCATTCACAAAAATATATTCTATGCTGCTAAATGTCTGCCCAAATAACGATTTGGCACAGCGCTCAATGTATTTTTCTACATTATAAACCGGAATGATAACAGATATCTTATAAGCCATTGTTGCCTCTCTTTCTCTTTAGATAAATCCAAAAATCAATAATAGGCCATATGCCTAATGATGTACACCAGCCAATAAATCTTAAGTGTAAAGGAAGTGCTGAATATGACCATATATATCTATTAGACTCCGCATACAATCTTCTCCATTGAATGAAAGAATGCCTATCGGTCGCAAATAACAGAGTCTGCTTTGCTGCCAATTTTAGATGATTCAAATATCGATCTATACCAGGTATCTCTTTCTCTTTAAGAAAAAGAATCAGACTTTCTGCATTGCCAAGTATTTCAGTTATTTTGGGAGTTGCTGCACTTACACTAATTGAGTTCATATTATACTGCGCATAATGGTAATAGGCTTCAGGAATATATGTTATTTTTCGAGCATAGAAGAATAACTGTACAATGACTCGTAAGTCCTCCCAGATATTCAAACCATCCAAAAAAGAGATGTTATTTTTAACATATAAACTCCGCTTAACAAGTTTATTCCAAAGAGCAGCATGCCTTTTTTCAGCTAAAAAGTGTTTTATGCAAACCATCGGATCCAAACGATCTTTCTGTCGCATTAACTTTTCATATTTCACATAAGAATAATAGAAATCACACCACACAATATCCGAGTGATTTGCCTCGGCAGCTTTGTATAACTGTTCAAACATATCCGGCTCAACCCAGTCATCAGCATCAACCCATCCAATATATTTTCCTCTTGCATGATTCAAACCTGTGTTTCTTGCAGCAGCCGAACCTCTATTTGTTTTATGGTTTACAATTTTCACACAGGCAGCGCGAGAAGAATTTTTAATGAGTAATTGATATAAAATATGCATACTAGCATCGGTACTATAGTCATTCACAAATATATATTCTATGCTATTCAATGTTTGCTCAAACAGAGATAGCACACAGCGTTTCATGTATTTCTCAACATTATAAACCGGAATAATTATAGATACCTGAAAACTCATAACATAATTATTATTTTAAACATCCTCTAGTTTTGAAATATCGTAATAGTATTTTAACTCTTTTCCATAAAGACAACCTATCATATTCATCTAACTTAATTCGATAGAAATCATAGTAAAATTGTGGATCAAAAAAAATGGATTTCCTATAATATTCCCACCAAATATCAAAATTCAAACAATATTGCTTCCAGGGTTTGGGACCACTATAATGAACAATACCTCTGTCTTGTGCTTCTAGAAGTTCTGTTATTGAGTATAAAGGTTGTTCTAATTTACAAGCTGCATATTTGCTTATTTCTGTAGAGAGGCAAAAGACAGGAGGCAATCTTTTTATTTTCCCTCGACATACTAAATTTATAATGTCCATCTCTTGGTATCTATACGCTGAAGAATGAGATTTATCTCTAAATTTTTCAACAAGATGATCTTGCCTGATTAATTGAGAATTAAGAATCATATTCCCATCATATATATATTCATTCCAATTTAAACCTAGCTCATCAACAATATATTTTCTATGGTTAGGGCTAAAATAAGAAGCATCCACTACACCGGCAACATAGCAATCGGTCATATCCGCATGCTCAAAAATAGAAGAAAGATCCTCTCTGAAGATGACATCTACATCTGAGTAGATAATTCTATTATACTCAGGTATCAATTCAGGAATCAACAGCCTATAATATGCAGCAATGGTTATGCCCCTGATTTCAAAAGCGCCCTCAAATTCTTTGCCAACACAGCGATATGTTATGCTACAGTTTCCATATTTCAATGGTAATTCATTTAATCGTCCATGCGGAAAAGTGGATTGATCTGAATGCAATATAAATATATCGTAGAACGTATCCGATTGAGCATTGAGAAGCAAAGATGTTAGGCAAGCTCCCGCAGGAAGCTCCAAATTATCATCAAAACAAAATGCAATAGGAATTTTCTTCATTGTAGTATTCGAGTATTATAATAAGTTTTTAGAACAATCCAGATATTCAATAACAACCAACATCTCAGCATACTAACAACAGCGATTATCTTATGCCTTAACCGCATATTCTTACTGCGAAAGATTTGATAATTAGATTCAGGAAAAATAGATCTCCATCTTTTGAAATCTTCAACA
This is a stretch of genomic DNA from uncultured Bacteroides sp.. It encodes these proteins:
- a CDS encoding glycosyltransferase yields the protein MKVLQIGKFYPIRGGVEKVMYDIMLGLSERKIYCDMLCAVVERQQPGIIQLNEYARLFCMPTWIKLAATMISPAMIFKLRKMRNDYEVVHIHHPDPMACLALFFSGYKGKVILHWHSDILKQKMLLKLYNPLQKWLLKRADVIVGTTPVYVQQSPFLQSVQSKVTYIPIGVDEIIYAKGEVMKIREKYIGKKIVFSLGRLIKYKGYEYLIKAAQQISDDYVILIGGSGPLKDELQTLICEWGLEEKVKLIGFISENALPHYFEACDLFCLSSIQKTEAFGIVQIEAMSCGKPVVATRIKESGVSWVNADGISGLNVEPQDVEALAKAITTILSDNRLYIRMANNARKRYETFFMKDDMIDRCVELYHSVLENKNYDA
- a CDS encoding glycosyltransferase family 1 protein, with the protein product MMKTIVVSAVNLNKGGTLTILRDCMRYLSGLAAAGNYRVVALVYSKELVHYPHIEYIEMQWPKRNWINRLWCEYVTMKGLSLKLSAVYLWISLHDTTPTVIAQKRVVYCHNSFPFYKWRIHELLFAPKVVFFALFTKYAYKKNIHENKYVIVQQQWLRDKFVRLFKLKEQDIIVAPPSFPQMDVKEQTFPLQQDDKYKFLFAATADSHKNFECICRAVQLLEKEMGKEKFEVYITVKGNENSYAKWLFRRWGQKASSLHFTGYMNKEMLFHYYDKCNCLIFPSKIETWGLPITEFAHFKKPMLLADLPYAHETAGGLKKIAFFNPDSPQELATEMRGLILGNHAFLATVSENNIASPLAETWQELFNILLK
- a CDS encoding glycosyltransferase family 4 protein, with the protein product MKLVYCIAGTYNSGGMERVLANKANYWVNNGHEVVIVTTDQLGRKPFFFLDNRIDCYDLNVNYERNNGKSFLNKLFHYPFKWIAHRKKLSILLNKLKADIVISMFCNDASFITGIHDGSKKVLEIHFSRLKRLQYGRKGMWLLADSLRTWMDARTVGMFDQFVVLTHEDKKLWGNLSNIAVIPNAISSIPSEVASLEKKNVLAVGRYTHQKGFDYLISAWSYVHSVQPEWMLNIIGEGELEEQLQQQINGTHLQNVVHLVPSTNQIEKFYAQASILAMSSRYEGLPMVLLEGLSFGLPIVSFACKCGPLDIVSDGENGFLVPEGNIKKLSDKLILLMKNDELRKRMGEEARKKVACFTEANVMNAWTILFEKLLNNK
- a CDS encoding glycosyltransferase family 2 protein, with product MAYKISVIIPVYNVEKYIERCAKSLFGQTFSSIEYIFVNDCTSDNSLELLKRVVLSYPNRAKDIVYISHDSNKGLPTARNSGLSIARGEYLFHFDSDDWADREMFEMMYLAAQKNEADIVYTDWYLSYQKKERYMSQPHFNTSEDCLRGILCGRMKYNVWNKLIRKDLYSKYQICFPDGLGMGEDMAMIKFFCHSAKIFHLKEAFYHYGQVNTNAYTKIVSDQYLDQIYFNANKTIDYIHTVLGTKALEKEIHLFRLTVKLPLLISSQKEMYEVWLKWFPDSNEYIKQNNAFPFRIRCIQYAAIKRQYWFIQLYYYVFVKFVYGIIYR
- a CDS encoding glycosyltransferase family 2 protein translates to MSFQVSIIIPVYNVEKYMKRCVLSLFEQTLNSIEYIFVNDYSTDASMHILYQLLIKNSSRAACVKIVNHKTNRGSAAARNTGLNHARGKYIGWVDADDWVEPDMFEQLYKAAEANHSDIVWCDFYYSYVKYEKLMRQKDRLDPMVCIKHFLAEKRHAALWNKLVKRSLYVKNNISFLDGLNIWEDLRVIVQLFFYARKITYIPEAYYHYAQYNMNSISVSAATPKITEILGNAESLILFLKEKEIPGIDRYLNHLKLAAKQTLLFATDRHSFIQWRRLYAESNRYIWSYSALPLHLRFIGWCTSLGIWPIIDFWIYLKRKRGNNGL
- a CDS encoding glycosyltransferase family 8 protein gives rise to the protein MKKIPIAFCFDDNLELPAGACLTSLLLNAQSDTFYDIFILHSDQSTFPHGRLNELPLKYGNCSITYRCVGKEFEGAFEIRGITIAAYYRLLIPELIPEYNRIIYSDVDVIFREDLSSIFEHADMTDCYVAGVVDASYFSPNHRKYIVDELGLNWNEYIYDGNMILNSQLIRQDHLVEKFRDKSHSSAYRYQEMDIINLVCRGKIKRLPPVFCLSTEISKYAACKLEQPLYSITELLEAQDRGIVHYSGPKPWKQYCLNFDIWWEYYRKSIFFDPQFYYDFYRIKLDEYDRLSLWKRVKILLRYFKTRGCLK